One Kitasatospora sp. NBC_01266 genomic window carries:
- a CDS encoding NUDIX hydrolase, which yields MAHCDVDSKNPPPRRIGAVVLLRTSTGSVLLVKPTYREGWQLPGGGAHQGEQIADAAARELKEETGLTRQLSHFLALDQVSASENGSSAEGFNIVVDGGTLTSAEAASVAIPDSASGELSDIKWVPLDRLGEYTQPYQERRIRAAVAAAVAGARLPLLEHGRTVGE from the coding sequence GTGGCTCATTGCGATGTTGACTCCAAGAACCCCCCGCCCCGCCGCATCGGGGCTGTGGTCCTGCTGCGGACGTCCACCGGGTCCGTGCTGCTGGTCAAGCCCACCTATCGCGAAGGCTGGCAGCTGCCCGGCGGCGGTGCCCACCAGGGTGAGCAGATCGCCGACGCTGCCGCCCGCGAGCTGAAGGAGGAGACCGGGCTGACGCGTCAGCTCTCGCACTTCTTGGCGCTGGACCAGGTGTCCGCCAGCGAGAACGGAAGCTCGGCCGAGGGCTTCAACATCGTGGTCGACGGCGGGACGCTCACCAGCGCCGAAGCGGCATCCGTCGCGATCCCCGACAGCGCCTCGGGCGAGCTGTCCGATATCAAGTGGGTGCCCCTGGACCGGCTCGGCGAGTACACCCAGCCGTACCAGGAACGCCGCATCCGGGCGGCCGTGGCTGCCGCCGTAGCCGGTGCCCGGC